CCGCCGGCGCCCCGGCGGGGATCAGGTCCGCGCCGACCGGCGTGTACCGGGAGGCGGCGAGCCGCAGTTCGTGGCCGCCCGCGTGGCCGGCACCGCCCAGGTTCCAGTACGTGTGGTTGGTGAGGTTGACGACGGTCGGCGCGTCCGTGACCGCCTCGTAGGCGATCCGCAGCGCCCCCGACGCGTCCAGCGTGTACGTGACCGTCACCCGGAGCCGGCCCGGGAAGCCCTCCTCGCCGTCCGGGCTGATCCGGCTGAACCGCACCCCGTGCTCGACCGGCTCGGCGTTCCACACCCGCTTGTCGAACCCCCGGTCGCCGCCGTGCAGCGAGTTGGGCCCGTCGTTCCGCGCCAGCGCGTACGTCCGGCCGTCCAGCGGGAAGCGCCCGCCCGCGATGCGGTTGGCGTACCGGCCGACCAGCGCGCCGAGGTAGGGCTCCGGATGGTCCAGGTAGCCGCCGAGGTCCGCGAACCCCAGCACCACGTCCGCCCTGCGCCCCTCGCGGTCCGGGACCTCGGCCGACTGCACGATCCCGCCGTACGACAACACCCGTACCCGCACCCCGCCCCGTTCCAGCGTCCAGCGGTGCACCGGGGTGCGGTCGGAAAGCGCGCCGAAGAATTCGCTCATGCCGAAAAGCCTAGGTCACGGCCGTCCTGTCGTGACCGTGCGGTAGGCGATCTCGGCCAGCCGCGCCTGACCGTCGCGGCTGGGGTGGAACCAGTCCCAGTGGCTGAGCTGGTCGGTGCCGAAGCGGTAGTCGTAGACCGCGTTGCCGTCGAAGCGGCAG
This is a stretch of genomic DNA from Streptomyces sp. TG1A-8. It encodes these proteins:
- a CDS encoding aldose epimerase family protein, with translation MSEFFGALSDRTPVHRWTLERGGVRVRVLSYGGIVQSAEVPDREGRRADVVLGFADLGGYLDHPEPYLGALVGRYANRIAGGRFPLDGRTYALARNDGPNSLHGGDRGFDKRVWNAEPVEHGVRFSRISPDGEEGFPGRLRVTVTYTLDASGALRIAYEAVTDAPTVVNLTNHTYWNLGGAGHAGGHELRLAASRYTPVGADLIPAGAPADVTGSRFDFRAGRRTGSGYDHNFVLDKGVTEAAEEVAELYDPVSGRVLTIATTEPGLQLYTADYLAGPFAPGDGIALETQHFPDSPNRPDFPSTVLRPGEVYRSETVYGFSVR